One segment of Polyodon spathula isolate WHYD16114869_AA chromosome 20, ASM1765450v1, whole genome shotgun sequence DNA contains the following:
- the LOC121295902 gene encoding mitochondrial ornithine transporter 1-like, which yields MSLESVRVHPVIETMINLTAGAIGGVACVLSGHPFDTVKVKMQTFPGMYRGFMDCSVRTYRQDGFHGLYQGTMPALVANVAENAVLFACYGFCQQLTRTLYGLERVSELSDLQNATAGSFASVFSSLVLCPTELVKCRMQAVHEMKVTGKTSLHRRVSTWSVMRSVMQTEGPQGFFQGLTSTWLREVPGYYFFFGGYEISRTFFTKTGQAKGELGAVPLVASGGIGGACFWLAVYPVDSVKSRIQVLSMAGRQTGFLSSFINIIKTEGFLALYCGLTPTVIRAFPSNGALFLAYELTRRSLTNQASNH from the exons ATGTCCCTGGAAAGTGTTCGTGTCCACCCGGTCATTGAGACCATGATCAACCTGACTGCAGGAGCTATAG GTGGCGTGGCCTGTGTCCTGAGTGGCCACCCCTTTGACACGGTGAAGGTGAAGATGCAGACCTTTCCCGGCATGTACAGGGGCTTCATGGATTGCTCTGTGAGGACCTACAGGCAGGACGGGTTCCACGGGCTCTACCAGGGCACAATGCCTGCGCTGGTGGCCAACGTGGCCGAAAACGCTGTCCTTTTCGCGTGCTATGGGTTCTGCCAGCAGCTGACCAGGACGTTGTACGGACTGGAGAGAGTGTCAGAACTCAG TGATTTGCAGAATGCAACCGCGGGTTCATTTGCATCCGTGTTCTCCTCCCTGGTCTTGTGCCCCACTGAGCTGGTGAAGTGTCGGATGCAGGCTGTGCATGAGATGAAAGTCACAGGCAAAACCTCCCTGCATCGTCGGGT CTCCACGTGGTCTGTCATGAGGAGCGTCATGCAGACAGAGGGGCCCCAGGGCTTCTTCCAGGGTCTGACCAGCACCTGGCTCCGGGAGGTCCCTGGATACTACTTCTTCTTCGGGGGCTACGAGATCAGCAGGACCTTCTTCACCAAAACAGGGCAGGCGAAGGGTGAACTGG GGGCGGTCCCGCTGGTTGCGAGTGGTGGGATTGGAGGAGCCTGCTTCTGGCTCGCAGTTTACCCAGTAGACTCAGTCAAGTCCCGAATCCAAGTTCTGTCAATGGCTGGGAGACAGACTGGGTTCCTGTCCTCTTTTATCAACATCATTAAAACTGAAG GTTTCTTGGCTTTGTATTGCGGACTGACCCCGACCGTTATTCGAGCGTTCCCTTCCAATGGCGCTCTCTTCCTGGCTTATGAATTAACCAGACGATCCCTCACTAACCAGGCTAGCAACCACTGA